The following coding sequences are from one Paenibacillus sp. JDR-2 window:
- a CDS encoding dynamin family protein, producing MAQVFFKYNPYKLESFITYNDREISEDSKLYPNLNERLQVWMDRLVPILKEECNDEAIHIKFHGTFLDYQDLQGVIKEASNSDVSFTIEHIPAKESDDKFRDLVQLFDEMQDGPFEDLKEEQIKANFKKALGSEFEVSVIATMSSGKSTLINAMLAQEFVPSKNEACTATIARIKDVDGMSGFSAVCLDKDRNVLFEEEQVDLEAMKRFNEDERISYIEVAGDVPFIHTRKTNLIMIDTPGPNNSRTSDHRDHTYRLIRNEAKPMVLYVLNATQLATDDDKKLLRIVAEAMSVGGKQSKDRFIFAVNKIDEYDTERSDSIDDALQNIRNYLAECGIENPNVFPISAEMAKVIRLYKKGGVLTRKQEKTLGDYDLFNDMPQMHLTQYASIPDVRKKEIEEKARLAREQGDIYEEALIHSGVPGIEEAINEYLDKYAVTAKVKNAVDTFRKKVEEKRMLDQLLKEIEHNHGEQEKINARMEHVETQLNEGKAMEKFKDKINNLSFDSKNSHIKDIRKKVELNLKGKASDKMTVNEVEAAMSKLIREINHLQSDVTTALEKLVNDELRNEAERLVAEYSAYIQTLIQDNEVSVDSYLGESRNFVLGNLPDGSDLIDAFKRTEREKVGEEWVRNENKKVYKPWTWFQKSGEYKAVYENREYVDGNQVFDEYLKPIRGEFYENLDHAEKHLKEESRKLKEFFLQELEKLDAVIKKKVAELRNLTGDSRALEERIREDRQKMVWLNSFILKLDSILEI from the coding sequence ATGGCACAAGTATTTTTTAAGTATAACCCTTATAAGCTGGAGTCATTTATTACCTACAACGATAGAGAAATCTCTGAGGATAGTAAACTATATCCGAATTTAAATGAAAGATTACAAGTGTGGATGGATCGTCTTGTTCCTATTCTGAAGGAAGAGTGTAACGATGAGGCGATTCACATCAAATTCCATGGGACATTTCTTGATTATCAGGACCTGCAAGGAGTCATTAAAGAAGCTTCTAACAGTGATGTGTCTTTCACAATAGAGCATATTCCAGCTAAAGAGTCCGATGATAAGTTCCGTGACTTAGTTCAGTTATTTGACGAAATGCAGGATGGCCCTTTTGAGGATTTAAAAGAAGAACAAATTAAAGCGAATTTTAAAAAAGCACTTGGTTCGGAGTTTGAGGTAAGTGTGATTGCAACAATGAGTTCAGGAAAATCCACTTTAATTAATGCCATGCTGGCCCAGGAATTCGTTCCATCTAAGAATGAGGCGTGTACGGCGACCATTGCCCGGATTAAAGATGTCGATGGTATGTCTGGATTTTCGGCTGTTTGTTTAGATAAAGATAGAAATGTTTTGTTTGAGGAAGAGCAAGTCGATTTAGAAGCGATGAAGCGATTCAATGAAGACGAACGGATATCCTATATTGAAGTTGCTGGCGATGTTCCTTTTATCCATACTCGTAAGACGAATTTGATTATGATTGATACACCGGGGCCAAACAATTCACGTACTTCAGATCACCGTGACCACACATATAGATTAATTCGAAATGAAGCCAAACCGATGGTTCTCTATGTGCTTAACGCAACACAACTAGCTACTGATGATGATAAAAAACTACTACGGATTGTGGCCGAAGCGATGAGCGTCGGTGGAAAACAGTCTAAAGATCGTTTTATATTTGCGGTTAATAAAATTGACGAGTATGACACTGAGCGGTCTGACAGTATTGACGATGCCCTGCAAAATATTCGAAATTATCTTGCGGAATGCGGTATTGAGAATCCGAATGTATTCCCGATATCCGCTGAAATGGCCAAAGTCATTCGTCTTTACAAAAAAGGTGGAGTGCTCACACGAAAGCAAGAAAAAACACTGGGAGATTATGATCTCTTTAACGATATGCCGCAAATGCATTTAACACAGTATGCAAGTATTCCTGATGTACGAAAAAAGGAAATTGAGGAGAAAGCAAGGCTTGCTCGAGAGCAAGGTGATATTTATGAAGAAGCCCTTATTCATTCAGGTGTACCGGGAATTGAAGAGGCTATTAATGAATATCTGGACAAGTATGCTGTTACGGCTAAGGTGAAAAATGCCGTTGATACTTTCCGTAAGAAAGTAGAAGAGAAACGGATGCTCGATCAACTTTTAAAAGAAATTGAACATAATCATGGTGAGCAAGAGAAGATAAATGCAAGAATGGAACACGTTGAAACACAATTAAATGAAGGAAAGGCTATGGAGAAATTTAAGGACAAGATTAATAATCTTTCTTTCGATTCTAAGAACAGCCATATAAAAGACATTCGTAAAAAAGTGGAGTTGAATCTAAAAGGAAAAGCATCGGATAAAATGACAGTGAACGAAGTAGAGGCTGCCATGTCCAAATTAATCCGTGAGATAAATCACCTTCAAAGTGATGTAACTACAGCACTTGAAAAATTAGTTAATGATGAACTACGAAATGAGGCAGAGCGGCTTGTTGCGGAATATTCGGCGTACATTCAAACCTTAATTCAAGATAATGAGGTAAGCGTCGACAGTTACTTAGGTGAAAGCCGTAATTTTGTTCTTGGTAACCTTCCAGATGGTTCCGATCTCATAGATGCCTTTAAAAGGACAGAGAGGGAAAAGGTTGGCGAGGAATGGGTGAGAAATGAGAATAAAAAAGTCTATAAGCCTTGGACTTGGTTCCAAAAAAGCGGAGAATACAAAGCGGTTTACGAGAACAGGGAATACGTGGACGGTAATCAGGTATTCGATGAATATTTAAAACCAATTCGAGGCGAGTTTTATGAAAATCTTGATCATGCAGAAAAGCATTTAAAAGAAGAATCGAGGAAGTTGAAAGAATTCTTCTTACAAGAACTTGAAAAGCTAGATGCGGTGATTAAGAAGAAGGTAGCCGAGTTAAGGAATCTGACCGGTGACAGCCGTGCCTTAGAAGAACGAATCCGAGAAGACCGACAGAAAATGGTATGGCTTAACAGCTTTATTTTGAAGTTAGACTCTATACTCGAAATATAA
- a CDS encoding dynamin family protein codes for MAYIYTTLGLVLVFICCVLMGFIMNKSLKLIKLRMIAPFFMLISLMAMLQEEKPWNYLFFIGLFFLTIWSIIRAVYIRFILKGILYAEEKMDTMWGLLYTIYLLFGIDLKGFPYRWLEQQLHIKVYPEAITVIGSILAFVIVFRSLSAILRPYKQLIKRLKPDTPILKPALITLLSDVVPSRRYEREIYIEAIIERLKMRKKLFELEREGKKYLLNKKTAAKHNVTHTGLSSESITSQAFVAAGYENMATKMKVDTEREWPEKIDEKQQTLSLLRQNFSVHPLHGQNRNIKRNYLLLLFGYLELGEKHRAALDHLQNQYAKLIGLDDEVEFNTILQMIRLHNNQNLMDDAFRDIKKSRVKVRGWKFSSFTLKHALFAEWLFLSNSLGGVAPENKLVTLLAQHLNIRTSDYANMVAFCTALQAGEFKASQLLLQAKFRPSVRAQLRHLYHRAYVSNQIAYGKHHRTAVIATMSAGKSTFINAISGINLLPSKSQACTAKITTLLVNNEIDHRFGVAVEKTGVQTYKGIIDPSTIENWNQTDEIEALYVEGPMHGIAMDGIIPVLIDTPGTNNSLDSTHGEITYRFMQKQEFDSIVYLINATQISTDDDIHLRKRMIEIWKEGGGKQEILFLLNRIDEFDLEGEDDVAQSVSQLVNELKASGIEQPKVIPVSAYAAKLFRMAISGVSMSKKENKDYEAFCRLFIQDAVDFTSYAFPVLGRDNEPDERESEAEGSVSTHQLELAIKRTGIKLAERTIAEWAKQHRGE; via the coding sequence ATGGCTTATATCTATACAACGCTGGGACTGGTTCTTGTTTTTATTTGTTGCGTTCTAATGGGTTTTATTATGAATAAAAGTTTGAAACTGATTAAACTGCGAATGATTGCTCCTTTCTTCATGCTGATTTCATTAATGGCGATGTTACAAGAAGAAAAACCATGGAACTATCTTTTTTTCATTGGACTTTTCTTTCTAACCATTTGGTCCATTATACGTGCGGTCTACATCCGCTTTATATTAAAGGGAATTCTGTATGCGGAAGAAAAGATGGATACAATGTGGGGATTACTATATACCATCTATCTCTTGTTCGGTATTGATTTAAAGGGTTTCCCATATAGGTGGCTTGAGCAGCAGTTACATATAAAAGTATATCCAGAGGCAATTACGGTCATCGGTTCAATTTTGGCATTCGTAATTGTTTTTAGAAGCTTATCTGCAATCCTTCGTCCTTATAAACAATTAATAAAGCGTTTAAAACCAGACACTCCTATTTTAAAGCCAGCGTTAATCACTCTACTTTCAGATGTAGTTCCAAGTCGGAGATATGAGAGAGAAATATACATAGAGGCGATTATCGAGCGATTAAAAATGAGAAAGAAGTTATTCGAGTTGGAGAGAGAAGGAAAAAAATACTTGCTCAATAAAAAAACGGCTGCAAAACATAATGTAACTCACACAGGATTGAGTTCAGAGTCGATTACCTCTCAAGCGTTTGTGGCTGCAGGGTACGAAAACATGGCAACAAAAATGAAGGTAGACACGGAGAGGGAATGGCCTGAAAAGATCGATGAGAAGCAACAAACTTTGTCATTACTGAGACAAAACTTCAGTGTACATCCTCTACATGGTCAAAACCGGAACATCAAACGTAATTATCTGCTTTTGCTTTTCGGTTATTTGGAATTAGGCGAAAAGCATAGAGCTGCATTGGATCACCTGCAAAATCAGTATGCAAAGCTTATTGGCCTAGATGATGAAGTGGAATTTAATACGATTCTACAGATGATTAGACTACATAATAATCAGAACCTGATGGACGATGCGTTTAGAGACATAAAGAAATCACGTGTAAAAGTTCGAGGATGGAAGTTTAGCTCTTTTACATTAAAGCATGCCTTGTTTGCTGAATGGCTGTTTTTGAGTAACAGCCTTGGTGGAGTTGCTCCTGAGAACAAATTGGTCACTTTGCTGGCCCAGCATCTTAACATCCGGACTTCTGATTATGCCAATATGGTTGCTTTTTGTACTGCTCTTCAAGCAGGTGAGTTCAAAGCGAGCCAGTTATTATTACAAGCAAAATTCAGGCCATCTGTTAGGGCTCAGTTGAGGCATCTCTATCACCGGGCTTATGTGAGTAACCAAATCGCATATGGCAAGCATCATCGTACTGCAGTCATTGCAACGATGAGCGCAGGTAAGTCCACGTTCATTAATGCTATTTCAGGGATAAATCTCTTACCCTCCAAAAGCCAGGCTTGTACGGCAAAAATTACAACTCTACTGGTTAATAACGAAATCGATCATCGTTTTGGAGTTGCAGTAGAAAAGACAGGAGTTCAAACGTACAAGGGAATCATTGATCCTAGTACGATCGAAAACTGGAATCAGACGGACGAAATAGAAGCGTTGTATGTGGAGGGGCCTATGCATGGTATTGCCATGGATGGCATCATACCCGTTTTAATTGACACTCCTGGTACAAATAACTCACTCGATTCTACGCACGGCGAGATTACATATCGTTTTATGCAAAAGCAGGAATTTGACTCCATTGTGTACTTAATTAATGCCACTCAAATCTCTACGGATGATGATATTCATCTTCGCAAGAGGATGATTGAGATTTGGAAAGAGGGAGGGGGAAAACAAGAAATCCTCTTTCTACTAAATCGTATCGATGAGTTTGATCTCGAAGGAGAAGACGATGTTGCTCAATCCGTCAGTCAGCTTGTCAATGAGTTGAAGGCCAGTGGTATCGAGCAGCCGAAAGTAATCCCGGTATCTGCTTATGCAGCTAAACTATTTCGAATGGCGATATCCGGTGTGAGTATGAGTAAGAAGGAAAATAAGGATTATGAAGCCTTCTGTCGGTTATTTATTCAGGATGCTGTTGATTTTACCTCGTATGCATTTCCTGTCTTAGGAAGGGACAATGAACCTGATGAGAGAGAGAGCGAGGCGGAGGGGTCCGTAAGCACACACCAACTTGAACTTGCAATAAAGAGAACAGGGATAAAACTAGCAGAGCGAACAATAGCCGAATGGGCAAAACAACATAGAGGAGAATAG